Proteins encoded by one window of Hyphomicrobium nitrativorans NL23:
- a CDS encoding GIY-YIG nuclease family protein — protein sequence MYALIDPRSDGVFYIGQTSDLSRRRAEHLEGTDQLSGLVVRQIRLAGFLPLVMVLERCESMDAALRSEIFWIELARTRGMSLLNSQAVGGAVKRHATRQALTDTLEMMAGEKADAPDLARIANGRPRRAGAAWSASERRRLAGMLKANMSPEAMADALERLPADVHRELAKAKGRRRSRLH from the coding sequence GTGTATGCCCTCATTGATCCCCGTTCGGATGGGGTCTTCTACATCGGCCAGACCTCGGACTTGTCGCGGCGGCGTGCTGAGCACCTTGAGGGGACCGATCAGCTTTCAGGCTTGGTCGTGCGTCAGATCCGGTTGGCGGGGTTTCTGCCGCTGGTCATGGTATTGGAGCGCTGTGAGAGCATGGATGCGGCATTGAGATCCGAGATCTTCTGGATCGAGTTGGCACGCACCCGGGGGATGTCTCTGCTCAATTCCCAGGCGGTGGGCGGAGCGGTCAAGCGCCACGCAACGCGGCAAGCTCTCACCGATACCCTTGAGATGATGGCGGGCGAGAAGGCTGACGCTCCCGATCTGGCCCGCATTGCCAACGGCCGGCCGCGGCGGGCAGGGGCAGCGTGGTCGGCGTCCGAGCGACGACGTCTTGCCGGCATGCTCAAGGCCAACATGAGCCCCGAGGCGATGGCCGATGCACTCGAGCGCCTGCCGGCCGATGTCCACCGCGAGCTTGCCAAGGCCAAAGGCAGGCGCCGTAGCCGGCTGCATTAA